The genomic region TGATGAAATCGTTGTAACAGCTACGAGGATTGAAGAGCCTAAAAAGGATGTTCCTTACTCTGTTCAGGTTATAACACAGGAGGAGATTAAAAATTCTACGGCAAAAAATGCTGGAGACTTAATTACAGAATCAGCAATTGGTCATATTCATAAATATCCGGGATTATTAACAAGCAAAATCGGATTAAGAGGATTCTGGACAGACCTTTTTGATGACCTTAAAAGCAGAGTTCTCGTTCTTATAAATGGAAATCGTGCAGGAACAGTAAATCTTGCAACAATACCAATTGATGATATAGAAAGAATTGAGATAGTTAAAGGACCTGCATCAGTTCTTTATGGTTCTTCGGCAATGGGAGGTGTAATTAACATAATCACAAAGCAGGGTAAAGAAGAAGGCATACATGGTTCAGCTGGTATAGAGTCTGGTTCATGGCAGTTCTGGAAAACAAAGGCTGAATTAAATGGTAAGAAAGGAGATTTTGATTTTTATCTCTCTGGAAGCCGTTCTGCAATTGATGACTACTCAGCAAAAAATTATGGGAAAATAGAAAACACTGGCTACAATGATGAATCTTTATCAGCCCGCTTAGGATACAGCTTTTTTGATAAACAACATATATCTTTTGGATTTCAGCATTGGAAAGGATGGAAGATCGGCTCACCTGGAGCAAGATACTCACCAGACCCTGATGATTACAAGGACATTGAAAGAAACAGATTTGATTTAGAGTATAAAACAGAAACCTTAAAAGCTGGATACTACTTTACAAGGGATACAAGAGAAGATTATGAAGGTTCTATAGCAGGGGCTTGGGAAACACCGAATGATATTACCTTAAAAAAGACTACCACACAGGGAGCAAGCATTCAAAAGATATTCTCAATAGATGACCACAGAGTAATAATTGGAGGGCAGTGGGACAGAATAGAGATTAAAAGCTCAAGAAACAAAGGTGCTCCTTACAATCCCAACTCAGAGTATGACAGCTACGGAGTGTTTACTGAAGGTAGATTAAGCTTTTTTAATAAAAAACTTTTTCTTAATGCAGGAGTTCGTTATGACTACTTTGAAAATGAAATACTGCCAACAGAGGGTATTAACAGTTTAAAGCCAAGAAAAGAAAGTCTTGACCATGTAACCATCAGAGGAGGCATTTTATACAAAATCATAGAGAATTTATCAATAAAAGCCAATGCTGGCACTGCTTTTAGAGCACCTGCACCCGATGAGCTCGCAGCTGACTATGTTTCTTCATGGGGAACTCATTATTTAGGTAATCCTAATTTAAAACCAGAAAAAAGTAGGTCCTATGATGTGGGAGTCTCTTATGCAAAGGATTTCCTCAATACAGAGCTTACATTTTTTAATTCAGAGTTCAGGGATAAAATCCTAAGCTATTATGACAGCATTCTTAATGCTCAAACATTTAAAAATGTTTCAGGAGCAACAATTCAGGGTATAGAAGGAAGTATTTCATACGATATTGGATTAAGTAGCGGACTAAGTCTGTCACTTAAGCCTTTTGTTAACTTTACATACCATACGAGATACTCAACTAAAGATGAATCGGAGATTCAAAAATATGGGAAAACTCTTCAATACACACCAAAATGCATAGCTTCGTTTGGAATAATGGCTGGGAAGGATAAATGGGATTTACGATTAATCGCCAACTACAATGCAG from Thermodesulfovibrio sp. 3907-1M harbors:
- a CDS encoding TonB-dependent receptor, translating into MIFLFFLCFFLLFYQPILAAETQLDEIVVTATRIEEPKKDVPYSVQVITQEEIKNSTAKNAGDLITESAIGHIHKYPGLLTSKIGLRGFWTDLFDDLKSRVLVLINGNRAGTVNLATIPIDDIERIEIVKGPASVLYGSSAMGGVINIITKQGKEEGIHGSAGIESGSWQFWKTKAELNGKKGDFDFYLSGSRSAIDDYSAKNYGKIENTGYNDESLSARLGYSFFDKQHISFGFQHWKGWKIGSPGARYSPDPDDYKDIERNRFDLEYKTETLKAGYYFTRDTREDYEGSIAGAWETPNDITLKKTTTQGASIQKIFSIDDHRVIIGGQWDRIEIKSSRNKGAPYNPNSEYDSYGVFTEGRLSFFNKKLFLNAGVRYDYFENEILPTEGINSLKPRKESLDHVTIRGGILYKIIENLSIKANAGTAFRAPAPDELAADYVSSWGTHYLGNPNLKPEKSRSYDVGVSYAKDFLNTELTFFNSEFRDKILSYYDSILNAQTFKNVSGATIQGIEGSISYDIGLSSGLSLSLKPFVNFTYHTRYSTKDESEIQKYGKTLQYTPKCIASFGIMAGKDKWDLRLIANYNADEKVVDWNPSSKNYGKVVDKSDFTVVNLKGSYRPVKNLEFTLSVENLFDRAYEYVQYYPMPRRTITGGVRWLF